The genomic segment TGCGCGACGGTGATGCCGAGGTCAGCCGCCATGCCGGGGGCCAGAATGCTGAAGCTGTAGTAGAGGGTGCCGTAGCCGATGATCTGGGTCAGGCCGAGCGCGGCGACGATGCCGACAGGAACCTTCGCACTACGCACGGACGCCGCCCTCGCTGCGCGCGGTATCGGTGCTGCAGCAGCCATCGGATCGCCCGACGCTCTCGCGGATTGTCGGATGCCCGGCGCAGCAATCCTCCATGAGGAATTTCACGAGATCGGCCAGCGCATCGTAGTTGGCGCTATAGACAATCGAGCGGGATTCGCGCCGCTGCGCGATAAGGCCTGAGCGCTCCAGCTCCTTCAGATGGAAGGACACATTCGAGGGCGAGACGCCCATCCGTTCGGCGATCACGCCGGCGGCAAGCCCGTCCGGTCCTGCGACGACCAGCGTGCGGACGATGGCGAGGCGCGTTTCCTGCGACAGGGCCGCGAATGATGTGAGGGCTTGACGCTCGTCCATATTTCAATAATCCTTGAATAATTGAAGAGTAGCGCGAATGAATGCGATCGACAAGGCCGTTTTGCCCGATATCACGCTCGGCCAGCTTCTCGACGGTCTCGCGGCCTCGCCCGAAGCGCCGCTGGTGTTCGTCTATGACGGGCACCCAGTGAAGACGGGCTACCATGTGACAGAGGTCAAGGCGGGCGCGTTCTCGGCGCTCGACTGCGGCGCCAATCCCGAAGCGTGGTCGGAGATGTTCGTCCAGCTCTGGGATGTCGACGAGGACGGCCGGAGCCACATGCCGGCGGGTAAGTTCTCGGCGATCATCCGCAAGGTTTCCGATCACGTTCGGCTCGATCCGGCGGTCAAGCTGACCTTTGAAGTCAGCGACGGAAATCGACCGATGGCGCTCTACTGCGCATCGTCGCCGCGCATGGCCGAGGACAAAATCGAGGTGGCGCTGACCGCAAGACCGGCGAGCTGCAAGCCGCGGGATCGTTGGTTAGCCGAGAACAAGGGCGCAAAAATCTCCTGCTGCAATCCGGCCGATGCTTCGCAATGTTGCGTATGAGAGTACCGTACCGTATGAAATCGCAAACTGGGTCAGAACCTGTCGATAGCCAAAACAGCGCTGGCAAGCTGGATACCGTCTCTCAACTGGACGCCATTCCAGCGCGCAGATTTTTGCCAACGGGTCGAACACAATCGCGTCCATCTGCTTTGGCCTGGTAAAGTGCGCGATCAGCACGATCCATAAGAGCCTCGAGGCCTTCACCCTCCTGCGCAATTGCAATTCCGAAACTGGCCGTCGGGTAGGCCTCTTCCGAAACGACGGACGGCGCGACCTCTTTGAATGCCTTCCGAGCCTCTTCGGCTAACAGGTGCGCGGTTGTGGCCTTGCCGGGTGGGAGAACTACCGCAAATTCCTCGCCGCCAAGGCGGGTTATAATCGCGTCACGCGGGGCTTTTTCTTTGAGAACTTCTGAAAAACGTCGGATAATCCTGTCGCCGCCGACATGCCCAAAGCGATCGTTAATCGACTTAAAGTGATCGAGGTCGCTCAGGATCACCGCAACCGGGGCGTTGCTTGTCTGTCGCGCCAACGCATCGCGCGCACGGGGTTCAAAACCCCTGCGATTGAATAGCCCGGACAGAGCGTCGACTTGAGCCTCCGATTTCATGCCCTCCATAACGTCGCTTGCGATCACCGCGAATATGCCCACCGCCGTCATTGCGCAAATAAGAGCATCCGAGATCGAGACGACCAGCCAATAACTTCCTTCGAACTGTCCGACCTCGGCGCCTGACGCGAGTAAATAAAGAGGCCTGAGCAAGAAACCCGCACACGAAATGATGATAAGGCCAAACAGCACTTGCTCAACCGGAGTTCGATATGAGGCCTTTGCAACGTCCAGCAGCATGATGAAACCGACCGCAGCGAGCCCGCAGTTTAGGTAAATAACTCGCGCCAGCAGGCTAAGCGCTACGAACTGATGGTAATAGAGCGCTCCCAACGCAACCGCAGCGATACTGACGAGGAACTCATAGCGCGGCCTTCGTCCGCGCCGGTTGGACAACCCGACGGACAACAATATCATTGCCAGCATTAGGAATACATTAGCCGACAACCGCAATACGGGGTTCTCGAACGCAAAGGCAAAATAGAATATGCCGAAGCAGAGAACCCTTATGGCATATGAAAGAACTAGGATACCAATATATCTAAGGTGTTTATGATGAAGCCAAAGAACAAACAGGGACACACAAAAGATCGCCGACATACTGGTATTCAGCAGACCAATGACGCTCTGATAGCTCATACCGTACCGCACACCAAGATCAACTCTTGCCCCTCGTCCACATGGCTAAGACTGTGATTACCCCTGTGTCCGTAAATATCGGGTGAAGCTGGTCCGAACATGGCCAAGTTACCTCCCGTTTCACAACGCCCTCCTAAATAC from the Shinella zoogloeoides genome contains:
- a CDS encoding DUF6428 family protein, translating into MNAIDKAVLPDITLGQLLDGLAASPEAPLVFVYDGHPVKTGYHVTEVKAGAFSALDCGANPEAWSEMFVQLWDVDEDGRSHMPAGKFSAIIRKVSDHVRLDPAVKLTFEVSDGNRPMALYCASSPRMAEDKIEVALTARPASCKPRDRWLAENKGAKISCCNPADASQCCV
- a CDS encoding GGDEF domain-containing protein, whose product is MSYQSVIGLLNTSMSAIFCVSLFVLWLHHKHLRYIGILVLSYAIRVLCFGIFYFAFAFENPVLRLSANVFLMLAMILLSVGLSNRRGRRPRYEFLVSIAAVALGALYYHQFVALSLLARVIYLNCGLAAVGFIMLLDVAKASYRTPVEQVLFGLIIISCAGFLLRPLYLLASGAEVGQFEGSYWLVVSISDALICAMTAVGIFAVIASDVMEGMKSEAQVDALSGLFNRRGFEPRARDALARQTSNAPVAVILSDLDHFKSINDRFGHVGGDRIIRRFSEVLKEKAPRDAIITRLGGEEFAVVLPPGKATTAHLLAEEARKAFKEVAPSVVSEEAYPTASFGIAIAQEGEGLEALMDRADRALYQAKADGRDCVRPVGKNLRAGMASS
- a CDS encoding ArsR/SmtB family transcription factor — translated: MDERQALTSFAALSQETRLAIVRTLVVAGPDGLAAGVIAERMGVSPSNVSFHLKELERSGLIAQRRESRSIVYSANYDALADLVKFLMEDCCAGHPTIRESVGRSDGCCSTDTARSEGGVRA